Proteins from a single region of Congzhengia minquanensis:
- a CDS encoding ABC transporter ATP-binding protein, which yields MKRDGNSNKWIFNRIRSYIPRLIVLIIIVTVISYISVQFALVSKSLIDTATKQTEGSVFGSAVRLGVLLGIQLVLQVVYIRIHIKTSGKLAMSIRTDLFYLLMKKDFGEVAAIHSGEVLNRLISDVSLVAEKITEIIPNVVALVSTVVFSFVALYALDRQFAIACLAFGPVVLLAAYIYRKKIKDLHIKCRESDGKVRSFLQETIQNFLVIKAFGRERIMRSKSEELQYENFRLNVKRSTVGILANVMFFLAVTAGYYVALAWSVYRLSLGLITFGTVTAVLGLVGQLQSPFRELASLFPQYFMVLASVERLMELEELKDEVPQTILNEEELNHFKCIKFKNVDFSYNTVKVLKHVDLTVNKGEFVALCGSSGAGKSTLTKLILAVIKPDSGTVSLELDGGGEIAFSSGTRKLFSYVPQGNMILSGTVRDNITFADENPVEEKVLRAVKLAQLSEAVEKMPKGLDTVLGEKGHGLSEGQVQRIAIARALYYDAPVLLLDEATSALDIHTEEKLLFNLKQMTDKTCIVVSHRKEVMDACDKTYILQDGTLDVL from the coding sequence TTGAAAAGGGACGGGAATTCGAATAAGTGGATTTTTAATAGAATTCGTTCGTATATCCCAAGATTAATTGTTTTAATTATAATTGTAACCGTCATTTCTTATATCAGCGTCCAGTTCGCCTTGGTTTCAAAAAGCTTGATTGACACAGCAACGAAGCAGACGGAAGGCAGTGTTTTCGGCAGCGCGGTGCGGTTGGGTGTTTTATTAGGAATTCAGCTTGTTTTACAAGTTGTATACATTAGAATACATATTAAAACCAGCGGAAAGCTGGCAATGTCTATTCGGACAGACCTTTTTTATTTGCTGATGAAAAAGGATTTTGGCGAGGTTGCCGCAATTCATTCGGGTGAGGTTTTAAACAGGCTGATCAGTGATGTTTCATTGGTTGCAGAGAAAATTACTGAAATTATTCCAAATGTCGTTGCGCTGGTATCAACCGTTGTTTTCAGCTTCGTGGCATTGTATGCATTGGACAGGCAATTTGCAATTGCGTGCCTTGCCTTTGGGCCTGTGGTATTGCTCGCAGCTTATATATATAGAAAAAAAATCAAAGATTTGCATATAAAGTGCAGGGAAAGCGACGGTAAGGTCCGCTCATTCCTGCAGGAAACCATTCAAAACTTTTTGGTAATTAAGGCATTTGGCAGGGAAAGAATCATGCGGAGCAAGTCAGAAGAACTCCAGTATGAGAATTTCAGGCTGAACGTAAAACGTTCTACCGTTGGAATTTTGGCAAATGTAATGTTTTTTTTGGCAGTTACAGCAGGCTATTATGTTGCCCTTGCCTGGAGTGTTTACCGGCTCAGCTTAGGGTTAATCACGTTTGGTACGGTAACAGCCGTGCTTGGCTTGGTAGGCCAGCTGCAGTCGCCGTTCCGTGAACTTGCATCTTTGTTTCCACAGTATTTTATGGTTTTAGCGTCGGTAGAACGGCTGATGGAACTGGAGGAATTAAAAGATGAAGTTCCGCAAACAATTTTAAATGAAGAAGAATTAAATCATTTTAAGTGTATCAAGTTCAAAAATGTGGACTTTTCATATAACACAGTAAAGGTTTTAAAACATGTTGATTTAACCGTTAATAAAGGCGAGTTCGTCGCGCTGTGCGGCAGCTCGGGTGCTGGAAAAAGCACGCTGACAAAACTGATTCTTGCCGTAATAAAACCGGACAGCGGAACAGTTAGCCTTGAGCTTGACGGCGGTGGGGAAATCGCATTTAGCTCCGGTACTAGAAAGCTGTTTTCTTATGTTCCTCAAGGAAATATGATTTTATCCGGCACCGTTCGCGACAATATTACCTTTGCCGATGAAAACCCTGTTGAAGAAAAAGTTCTTCGTGCGGTAAAGCTGGCGCAGCTTTCCGAAGCGGTAGAAAAAATGCCAAAGGGGCTTGATACGGTTTTAGGTGAAAAAGGCCACGGCTTGTCCGAAGGGCAGGTTCAAAGAATCGCAATTGCAAGAGCGCTTTATTATGACGCACCCGTTTTGCTGCTCGACGAAGCCACCTCTGCTTTGGATATTCACACGGAAGAAAAACTGCTTTTTAACTTAAAGCAAATGACAGATAAAACCTGTATTGTCGTTTCACATCGCAAAGAAGTGATGGATGCATGCGACAAGACCTATATTTTGCAGGATGGCACACTTGACGTGCTTTGA
- a CDS encoding PqqD family protein: MKIKDGFLVKKIVDDYLVVPTGDNIVDFAVAVSLNESGAFLWEQLKSDRTKEDLVRALMAEYEAVDNATAEKDVVEFISLLKSHGFLSE, from the coding sequence ATGAAGATTAAAGACGGTTTCTTAGTAAAAAAAATAGTGGACGACTATCTTGTTGTCCCCACGGGGGACAATATTGTTGATTTTGCAGTTGCAGTTTCGCTAAATGAGAGCGGGGCATTTTTGTGGGAACAACTCAAATCGGACAGAACGAAAGAAGATTTGGTTCGCGCTTTAATGGCTGAGTATGAAGCGGTTGACAATGCTACTGCCGAAAAGGATGTTGTGGAATTCATCAGCCTTTTAAAGTCGCATGGTTTTCTCAGCGAATAA
- a CDS encoding ATP-binding cassette domain-containing protein produces MKKDNLKKVWIIMWPAAILLYISYFLFSFFSVYIANIMGQFVDHILVNNTTSAKSMLIQLLAAFVISIFVMPLLDLWANIASFRRGLIHDKIILSEFMKKKFSDMRTFSTGTASRRLQYDPIVFRTSVVMTPTRCVAYLTTLIVTVVLMFQMSFIQSLILMFLVGLSLISTFTPSNKMAKFAEERKCYEEKINSDRLDLIQYRSFFHTSHIGSKEVKYLSDSFIQAFQRILKREIYLIQSLDFFRELILLLGIIFLFVWKIFFGGDLSVGEMITMYSYFISIKTLTNQICGHLKDFAQIPKAIARIEELVSNKEKNYQKCLPKEWNQLYLKHGFFSYVPKKMIINDLSFRISKGEFVHIKGQNGAGKSTLINLLCQLETLDKGEFYLDKIPLKAFSVKELRNQIGIMNQFPDLFPGTLYENVRIANLNANNSEIAAVLNKVGLLEMKSRVLTGTREELSGGEQKKLSLARLLLKNNEIIILDEPFEFLDENGRFLIKNLLLDQQKTRIIISHSNLDFININSLIDI; encoded by the coding sequence TTGAAAAAAGACAATTTAAAAAAAGTCTGGATTATAATGTGGCCTGCGGCTATCTTGTTGTACATAAGTTATTTCTTGTTTTCGTTCTTTTCAGTATATATTGCAAATATTATGGGACAATTTGTCGATCATATTTTGGTTAATAATACGACTTCAGCAAAATCAATGTTGATTCAATTGCTGGCGGCATTTGTAATTAGTATTTTTGTAATGCCTCTACTTGATTTATGGGCAAACATTGCTTCTTTTAGACGAGGTCTAATTCATGATAAAATTATATTAAGTGAGTTTATGAAAAAGAAATTCAGTGATATGCGAACTTTTTCTACTGGCACCGCTTCACGAAGACTTCAGTATGACCCAATTGTTTTTCGAACCAGTGTCGTTATGACTCCTACAAGGTGCGTGGCTTATTTAACAACTCTCATTGTTACAGTTGTACTCATGTTTCAGATGAGCTTTATACAGTCCTTGATTTTGATGTTCTTAGTGGGGCTTTCACTCATTTCTACTTTTACACCATCCAATAAAATGGCTAAATTTGCAGAAGAGAGAAAATGTTATGAAGAAAAAATCAATTCGGATAGATTGGATTTAATTCAGTATAGATCCTTTTTTCATACCTCTCATATAGGCAGCAAAGAAGTCAAATATTTATCCGATTCATTTATTCAAGCATTTCAAAGAATTTTAAAAAGAGAAATTTATTTAATCCAAAGTCTGGATTTTTTTCGGGAACTCATCCTTTTACTTGGAATAATCTTTCTGTTTGTTTGGAAAATATTTTTTGGGGGAGATCTCTCGGTAGGAGAAATGATTACCATGTACTCCTATTTCATATCGATTAAAACACTGACAAATCAAATTTGCGGTCACTTAAAAGATTTTGCCCAAATTCCAAAAGCAATTGCAAGAATAGAAGAGTTAGTCTCGAATAAAGAAAAAAATTATCAAAAATGTTTGCCGAAAGAGTGGAACCAACTTTATTTAAAACATGGATTTTTTTCATATGTTCCTAAAAAAATGATTATTAATGATCTAAGCTTTCGTATTTCAAAAGGAGAATTTGTCCACATTAAGGGACAAAATGGTGCGGGAAAAAGCACTTTAATTAATCTCTTGTGTCAACTGGAAACTTTAGACAAAGGGGAGTTTTATCTTGATAAAATCCCTTTAAAAGCATTTAGTGTAAAAGAACTAAGAAATCAAATTGGCATCATGAATCAATTTCCTGATTTGTTTCCGGGTACTCTTTATGAAAATGTTAGAATAGCTAATTTAAATGCAAACAACTCAGAAATAGCTGCTGTTTTAAATAAAGTTGGTCTTTTAGAAATGAAAAGCAGGGTTCTTACAGGAACACGAGAAGAATTGTCAGGAGGGGAACAAAAAAAATTATCTCTGGCAAGATTGCTCCTAAAAAATAATGAAATCATTATTTTAGATGAACCTTTTGAATTTTTAGATGAAAATGGAAGATTTTTAATAAAAAACTTGCTTTTAGACCAACAAAAAACGAGAATAATAATTTCCCATTCTAATTTAGATTTTATAAATATAAATAGCTTAATAGATATATGA
- a CDS encoding ATP-binding cassette domain-containing protein, with the protein MYHKIAKQVFRKITVIQSVNLIISMLLSIVVARSLANIWTSFSIDNQKSVRLYLLLFTMAFFCQILLKYIFSIFINKQKIKTTQRFHEIMYFNIINSGIDREKNVKNGDVIIFFQKDAEQIASYYCINVPFYIQSIMGFICYAAYYLFFIKRPLVICVLFIISLFQFLPPYLTKKYFIKNYAAAGQLEGELTQWIISGVSGFFSLKMFNLHNWFLKKYEEKQRKFQKTGMIASATSATQTSIEHMVTFIQQLGFAVIIGFFLVYQWITFEMAVQSISLSTNFYSFVKNFFTIVTQKSLYIEAIKRISEGISRDNSEQDYDNRKETKERLEKAAFSASNRFNIRSLSYRINNKIFFENINYQISGTGIIWIKGPNGIGKSTLLLLLLGELDKNEGEINYGDQKIYRRNAYKCFSYCPQAPVMLNMSSKILIEMFPERKEKILSLLKDFKIENNLLSQPLKDLSGGQRKKIMLSICLSSSNPIYLLDEPESSLDEEAIRILEKYLTELKDKKLIFIISHEKSLEYLAREVIVINEKRQIVKKEEMRN; encoded by the coding sequence ATGTATCATAAAATAGCAAAACAAGTTTTTAGAAAAATCACTGTGATACAAAGCGTTAATTTAATAATATCTATGCTTTTATCTATTGTAGTTGCCCGTTCCCTGGCAAACATATGGACAAGCTTTAGTATTGACAATCAAAAAAGTGTGAGATTATATTTATTATTATTTACAATGGCTTTTTTTTGTCAAATTTTACTAAAGTATATATTCTCAATTTTTATTAATAAACAAAAAATAAAAACGACACAACGTTTCCATGAAATTATGTACTTTAATATAATTAACAGCGGCATAGACCGTGAAAAAAATGTAAAAAACGGAGATGTAATAATTTTTTTTCAAAAAGATGCAGAACAAATTGCATCATATTATTGTATAAATGTGCCGTTTTACATACAATCCATTATGGGCTTTATATGCTATGCCGCTTATTATTTATTTTTTATAAAGAGGCCTCTTGTTATATGTGTACTTTTTATTATTAGTCTTTTTCAGTTTTTGCCACCATATCTTACAAAAAAGTATTTTATCAAAAATTATGCAGCCGCGGGTCAGTTGGAAGGAGAATTGACTCAATGGATTATTTCTGGAGTGTCCGGTTTTTTTTCGCTTAAAATGTTCAATCTTCATAATTGGTTTTTAAAAAAATACGAAGAAAAACAAAGAAAGTTTCAAAAAACTGGGATGATTGCTTCAGCAACTTCTGCAACCCAGACATCTATCGAGCATATGGTTACATTTATTCAGCAGTTAGGATTTGCTGTTATTATCGGCTTTTTTTTAGTGTATCAATGGATTACTTTTGAAATGGCAGTACAATCTATTTCTTTATCAACCAATTTTTATTCTTTTGTTAAAAATTTTTTTACAATTGTAACTCAAAAATCCCTGTATATAGAGGCGATAAAAAGAATTTCTGAAGGCATTTCAAGGGATAACAGCGAGCAAGATTATGATAATAGAAAGGAGACCAAAGAAAGGTTAGAAAAAGCTGCCTTTTCTGCCTCCAATAGATTTAACATTCGTTCATTATCTTATAGAATAAATAATAAAATCTTTTTTGAAAATATTAATTATCAAATATCCGGTACCGGCATTATTTGGATAAAAGGGCCAAACGGCATTGGTAAAAGCACTTTGTTGCTGTTGCTTTTAGGGGAACTAGATAAAAATGAAGGTGAAATAAATTATGGCGATCAAAAAATATATAGGAGAAATGCTTACAAATGCTTTTCATATTGCCCTCAGGCTCCAGTTATGCTTAATATGTCTTCCAAAATACTAATTGAAATGTTTCCGGAAAGAAAAGAAAAAATTTTGTCGCTTTTAAAAGATTTCAAGATAGAAAATAATCTTTTAAGCCAACCTTTAAAGGATTTATCAGGGGGGCAGCGAAAAAAAATTATGCTTTCCATTTGCTTATCTTCTTCAAATCCCATTTATCTTTTGGATGAACCTGAATCTTCACTTGATGAAGAGGCTATTCGTATCCTGGAAAAATATCTAACAGAGCTAAAAGACAAAAAGCTTATTTTTATAATTTCACATGAAAAAAGTTTAGAATATTTGGCGCGGGAAGTCATTGTCATAAACGAGAAAAGACAGATAGTAAAAAAGGAGGAAATGAGAAATTGA
- a CDS encoding SPASM domain-containing protein, whose protein sequence is MAGKNKLSFDAKGNIYPCDSFVGMEDFCLGNIYDGILKDKQEKFLINKVDDRPKCNKCWAKYICGGDCFHNSFLSTKNILNPDPIFCIINKKLIECALGLYFCIGKNHDTEKLQRYIKAKKRFSF, encoded by the coding sequence ATGGCGGGGAAAAATAAGTTGAGTTTTGACGCTAAAGGTAATATTTATCCTTGTGATAGCTTTGTAGGGATGGAAGACTTCTGTCTGGGCAATATTTATGATGGAATTTTAAAAGATAAACAAGAAAAATTTTTGATTAATAAAGTAGATGACAGACCTAAATGTAATAAATGTTGGGCAAAATATATTTGTGGCGGAGATTGTTTCCATAATTCTTTTTTATCAACTAAAAATATTCTAAATCCAGATCCAATATTTTGCATTATTAACAAAAAATTAATTGAATGTGCCTTAGGGCTCTACTTTTGTATTGGTAAAAATCATGATACAGAGAAATTACAAAGATACATTAAAGCAAAAAAACGGTTTTCGTTCTAA
- a CDS encoding AraC family ligand binding domain-containing protein, producing MLEHIWINPIKNSDLKVYQYGYEECQPNHSYGPANRDHYLLHLISRGSGIFHCKNKSYSLSAGQGFLITPGTITSYRADEKEPWTYSWIGFNGANAEFYLAQTGLSAENPVFQYQDTNSFSQIFTSLKKLNRNTVTGQVRMIGYLYMLLALLMENSSLLSIQGKAFFSSKEEYVKNAAAYIQTNYSRKVTVEEIANYVRLNRSYFGVIFKELTGLTPQEFLIDFRIDKAKKLLSDMSMSIGDVSRSVGYDDPLTFSKLFKKNVGVSPNAYRKNI from the coding sequence GTGCTGGAACATATCTGGATTAACCCAATTAAAAACAGTGATTTAAAGGTGTATCAATACGGCTATGAAGAGTGTCAGCCAAACCACTCTTACGGCCCTGCCAACCGCGACCACTATCTTCTTCACCTCATCAGCCGGGGCAGTGGGATTTTTCATTGCAAAAATAAAAGCTATTCCCTATCCGCCGGGCAGGGCTTTTTAATTACGCCGGGAACAATTACCTCATACCGTGCAGATGAAAAAGAACCGTGGACCTACTCGTGGATTGGTTTTAACGGTGCTAACGCCGAATTTTATCTTGCTCAAACGGGGCTTTCTGCGGAAAACCCGGTATTTCAGTACCAAGACACAAATTCTTTTTCACAAATTTTTACAAGCCTGAAAAAACTGAACCGAAACACAGTAACCGGCCAGGTTCGCATGATTGGATACCTCTACATGCTCTTGGCTCTGTTAATGGAAAACTCTTCCCTGCTGTCGATTCAGGGGAAAGCATTTTTCAGCTCGAAAGAAGAATATGTAAAAAACGCGGCGGCCTATATTCAAACGAACTATTCCAGAAAAGTAACGGTTGAAGAAATTGCAAATTACGTGCGTCTGAACCGCAGTTATTTCGGTGTGATTTTTAAAGAGCTGACCGGGCTTACCCCCCAGGAGTTTCTCATTGATTTTCGGATTGACAAGGCAAAAAAACTGTTATCCGACATGTCCATGAGCATTGGCGACGTGTCCCGCTCTGTTGGGTATGACGACCCTCTGACGTTTTCAAAGCTGTTTAAAAAAAATGTAGGCGTTTCGCCAAACGCCTACAGAAAAAATATTTAG
- a CDS encoding copper amine oxidase N-terminal domain-containing protein, with protein MKKFMSGFCLFAMLLTVCLTPVYAEEAYTWVTEPVYDYIGLPGTTQAPFFTFMKDGQGGFLNGGGQPVFEQFAVSDMASSAFYSCADNHAYAVIHTDGGLTVLKDDGTKFTGEEAKELIATMEVVPEEEILETISKTAEGDFDKPKAISFYNAQGQLLFAPIQALNAGNFHSGVAVVETEKNAFSLLDEAGNLIPVPDVKLNFTGFYYEDLCIAEKDGKFGLIQLSYPRCISVRLNGNKVYFDQLPVIENDRTLVPLRAIFEALDAQVTWDGETRTVSAAKGDRSVSLTIDDVNATLNGAAEVLDVPAKIINDRTMVPVRFIAQSFGADVDWNPDTRTVIITAN; from the coding sequence ATGAAAAAATTTATGAGTGGTTTTTGTTTATTTGCGATGCTGCTTACTGTCTGTTTAACGCCGGTGTATGCTGAGGAGGCTTACACCTGGGTAACGGAGCCGGTTTATGATTATATCGGTCTGCCGGGGACAACCCAGGCGCCGTTTTTTACCTTTATGAAAGACGGCCAGGGCGGATTTTTAAACGGAGGCGGACAGCCTGTTTTTGAGCAGTTTGCGGTAAGCGATATGGCCTCGTCGGCATTTTATTCCTGTGCGGACAACCATGCATATGCGGTGATTCACACAGACGGCGGGCTAACGGTTTTAAAAGATGACGGCACAAAATTTACCGGTGAAGAAGCAAAGGAACTGATTGCTACGATGGAGGTTGTGCCGGAAGAGGAAATTTTAGAAACCATTTCAAAAACGGCAGAGGGCGATTTTGACAAACCGAAAGCCATCAGTTTTTATAACGCCCAGGGCCAATTGCTGTTTGCGCCCATTCAGGCCTTGAATGCCGGTAATTTTCACAGCGGCGTGGCTGTTGTGGAAACAGAAAAAAACGCCTTTTCCCTTTTGGACGAAGCAGGAAACTTAATCCCGGTTCCGGATGTAAAATTGAACTTTACCGGGTTTTATTATGAAGACTTGTGCATTGCGGAAAAAGACGGCAAGTTTGGCCTGATTCAGCTTTCCTATCCCCGCTGCATATCTGTCCGCCTCAATGGAAACAAGGTTTATTTTGATCAGCTTCCTGTCATTGAAAACGACAGAACCCTGGTGCCCCTGCGGGCAATTTTTGAAGCATTAGACGCGCAGGTTACATGGGACGGAGAAACCAGAACGGTTTCCGCTGCAAAAGGGGACAGGTCGGTTTCGCTGACCATTGACGATGTAAATGCCACGTTGAACGGCGCGGCAGAGGTTTTAGATGTTCCTGCAAAGATTATAAACGACAGAACCATGGTGCCCGTGCGGTTTATTGCGCAAAGCTTCGGCGCAGATGTTGATTGGAATCCTGACACGAGAACCGTAATTATTACAGCAAACTAA
- a CDS encoding site-specific tyrosine recombinase yields the protein MLDLLEQYKIYLNSNRLLDNTASAYFSDAARFTDYALEKGISDFRQVDKKIISEFVLKLEKEHKAASTIARYMASMKRFFAFLTAIHAVDGNPAEGMKPPKLKKELPEILTTEEVSKFLEQPNGSDPKSVRDKAMLELLYATGSRVSELIDLNVGDANIKIGYIRCRKHGEERIVPIGRMALAAMENYLNFIRDSIAAPGEQALFVNMAGKRMTRQGFWKIVKFYAGQAGIEKQITPHTLRHSFAAHLLENGADLHSIQSMLGHSDISSTQVYAKLINNRLRDVYAKAHPRA from the coding sequence ATGTTAGATTTGTTGGAACAATATAAAATTTATTTAAACAGCAACAGGCTGTTGGACAACACGGCGTCGGCTTATTTTTCCGATGCGGCCCGCTTCACAGACTATGCCCTTGAAAAGGGAATTTCGGATTTTCGTCAGGTTGACAAGAAAATAATTTCCGAGTTTGTTCTAAAGCTGGAAAAAGAGCACAAGGCCGCATCAACCATTGCCAGGTATATGGCGTCGATGAAACGTTTTTTTGCATTTTTAACGGCTATTCATGCGGTGGACGGCAACCCGGCGGAGGGAATGAAGCCGCCGAAACTGAAAAAAGAGCTTCCCGAAATTTTAACTACCGAAGAGGTTTCGAAATTCTTGGAACAGCCCAACGGTTCAGATCCCAAATCTGTTCGCGACAAGGCCATGCTGGAGCTTTTATATGCCACCGGCAGCCGCGTTTCGGAATTGATTGACTTAAACGTGGGAGACGCCAACATTAAAATCGGCTACATAAGGTGCAGAAAGCACGGAGAAGAGCGGATTGTGCCTATAGGCAGAATGGCGCTTGCCGCCATGGAAAACTATTTAAATTTTATCCGCGATTCCATTGCCGCTCCCGGGGAACAGGCCCTGTTTGTAAACATGGCGGGGAAACGAATGACTAGGCAGGGATTTTGGAAAATTGTAAAATTTTATGCTGGCCAGGCGGGAATTGAAAAGCAAATTACGCCCCACACCTTAAGACATTCCTTTGCGGCACATCTTTTGGAAAATGGCGCGGATCTTCATTCCATTCAATCCATGCTGGGACATTCCGACATTTCATCTACCCAGGTTTATGCAAAATTGATTAATAACAGACTGCGTGATGTGTATGCAAAGGCACATCCCAGAGCTTAA
- a CDS encoding stage II sporulation protein M: MIKKLKTQIAILTENNLKGYILLSVIFAAGAVLAFAFHGKGAQEEEIKLYFTDFISNVTNSGTDAIKTFNLSMANYIQFAVVMFLSSVTIVGAPAVLIYTLVKGFSFGTVICCLFKAFGAKAFFIILCAILPHVIIIGPCCLAYAFHCAKSSYGMLAGNINLKKSLLTPLGFGLLFLCIVSIGALAQAYIEPLFIKLISSQFV, encoded by the coding sequence TTGATTAAGAAACTGAAAACGCAAATTGCAATTTTAACAGAAAACAACTTAAAAGGCTATATTCTGCTAAGCGTGATTTTTGCCGCCGGAGCGGTGTTGGCGTTTGCATTTCATGGAAAGGGCGCCCAGGAGGAAGAAATAAAACTTTATTTTACGGATTTTATTTCGAACGTAACCAATTCGGGCACAGACGCGATTAAAACATTTAACCTTTCCATGGCAAACTACATTCAGTTTGCAGTTGTCATGTTTTTGTCTTCGGTGACCATTGTTGGGGCACCTGCCGTTTTGATTTATACACTGGTGAAAGGGTTTTCATTTGGAACCGTTATTTGCTGTTTGTTCAAAGCGTTTGGCGCAAAGGCCTTTTTCATTATTTTGTGTGCAATTCTGCCGCATGTTATTATCATCGGCCCCTGCTGCCTGGCTTATGCCTTTCACTGTGCGAAAAGCTCCTATGGCATGTTGGCGGGCAACATCAATTTGAAAAAGAGCTTGCTTACCCCTTTGGGATTTGGCCTTTTGTTTTTGTGCATTGTGAGCATCGGCGCATTGGCGCAGGCATATATCGAACCGCTTTTTATAAAGCTGATTTCATCACAATTTGTTTAA
- a CDS encoding adenylosuccinate synthase, translating to MATKVVIGAQWGDEGKGKIIDILAQESDVVVRSQGGNNAGHTVEANGVEYKLHLVPSGILGKKTLCLIGNGVVVDPKVLLEELDMLTGKGVSVDNLRIDLRAHVIMPYHIVLDNLAERARGKGDIGTTGRGIGPCYMDKAERIGIRMCDLFDEEEFVQKARANTKIKNQIITKIYGGEPLDADCFIPQYLEFANRLRTYAADTSVLLYEAIQDNKKVLFEGAQGTLLDLDLGTYPYVTSSHPVSGGVCVGCGIGPTLIDECIGVMKAYTTRVGKGPFPTELFDETGEQIRNIGREFGTTTGRPRRTGWFDAVIGKFAVRTSGLTGIALNKLDTLSHLPTVKICKGYEVDGTPVSEFPASLKELSKCTPVYEELPGWDEDISSVRSYHDLPQNVKNYVSKIEELCGCKVSMVGVGPGREQNIVR from the coding sequence ATGGCAACAAAGGTTGTAATCGGTGCGCAGTGGGGCGACGAGGGAAAAGGGAAAATTATTGATATTTTAGCACAGGAGTCTGATGTTGTGGTGCGTTCCCAGGGCGGAAACAATGCCGGTCACACAGTTGAGGCCAATGGAGTGGAATATAAGCTGCACCTTGTGCCCTCCGGCATTTTGGGTAAAAAGACCCTTTGCCTCATCGGAAACGGCGTTGTGGTAGACCCAAAGGTTTTGCTGGAGGAATTGGATATGCTTACGGGAAAAGGCGTAAGCGTGGACAATCTGCGCATTGACCTGCGAGCCCATGTCATTATGCCTTATCACATTGTGCTGGACAACCTTGCAGAGCGTGCAAGAGGAAAAGGCGACATCGGCACCACCGGCCGGGGAATAGGCCCGTGTTATATGGACAAAGCGGAACGGATTGGAATTCGGATGTGCGACCTTTTTGATGAAGAAGAATTTGTTCAAAAAGCGCGCGCAAACACCAAGATTAAAAATCAGATTATTACGAAAATATACGGCGGCGAACCGCTGGATGCAGACTGCTTTATCCCGCAGTATTTAGAATTTGCAAACAGGCTGAGAACTTATGCGGCCGACACGTCTGTGCTGTTGTACGAGGCAATTCAAGACAATAAAAAAGTGTTGTTTGAAGGCGCCCAGGGCACACTGTTAGACCTGGACTTGGGTACATATCCATATGTCACCTCGTCCCACCCGGTTTCCGGCGGCGTCTGCGTTGGGTGCGGCATTGGGCCTACGCTGATTGACGAGTGCATTGGCGTAATGAAAGCCTACACAACGAGAGTGGGGAAAGGTCCGTTTCCCACTGAGCTGTTTGACGAAACCGGGGAACAAATTCGAAACATTGGCCGCGAATTTGGCACGACGACAGGCAGGCCGCGCAGAACCGGATGGTTTGACGCGGTGATTGGAAAATTTGCCGTTCGCACCAGCGGTCTTACGGGCATTGCCTTAAACAAGTTAGACACGCTTTCCCACCTGCCCACGGTTAAAATCTGCAAGGGTTATGAGGTGGACGGAACTCCCGTTTCAGAGTTTCCGGCAAGCTTAAAAGAGCTTTCAAAATGCACGCCGGTTTACGAGGAGCTTCCCGGCTGGGACGAAGACATTTCCTCTGTCAGGAGCTATCATGATCTTCCGCAGAATGTGAAAAACTATGTTTCCAAAATTGAGGAGCTTTGCGGGTGCAAGGTTTCAATGGTCGGCGTTGGGCCCGGAAGGGAACAAAACATTGTAAGATAA